Proteins encoded together in one Lachnospiraceae bacterium JLR.KK008 window:
- a CDS encoding Gfo/Idh/MocA family oxidoreductase: MNRTLKYGMVGGGPDAFIGDAHRKAINIDDTADLVAGCFSRTPEKTKAQGEALGVSSDRCYANYREMAEKEAAREDGIDFVVVVTPNNTHYQICRAFLEAGIHVVCDKPLVTESGQAEELKVIADEKGLLFMVTYTYVGHVTAKFIRDLIANGEIGTVRTVMAEYPQGWLYNEQDDGGKQGAWRCDPAQSGKVNCLGDLGTHVENAVATMTGLKVKRVLAKMDVVVPGRLLDDNDQILVEYENGATGINWTSQFAIGCDNSLRVRIYGSKGTILWFQETCEEVTLIREDGISQIIRRGNGAVTPAAGKYGRLPGGHTEGWLEAMGNLYDSFAECVKAKKEGIFAPEMIDYPTIEEGIAGLKYVEACLESNEKGNIWVEV, encoded by the coding sequence ATGAATCGTACACTTAAATACGGAATGGTTGGCGGGGGACCTGACGCTTTTATTGGTGATGCTCACCGAAAGGCGATCAATATTGATGATACGGCGGATCTAGTCGCGGGCTGTTTCTCCAGAACACCGGAAAAGACGAAAGCGCAGGGAGAGGCGCTGGGGGTAAGCAGTGACAGATGTTATGCCAATTACAGGGAAATGGCAGAAAAGGAAGCGGCGCGGGAAGACGGGATTGATTTTGTGGTAGTGGTGACGCCCAATAACACGCATTATCAGATTTGCAGGGCATTTCTCGAAGCGGGGATTCATGTCGTCTGCGACAAACCGCTGGTAACGGAGAGCGGGCAGGCAGAGGAATTAAAAGTGATCGCAGATGAGAAGGGACTGCTGTTCATGGTCACGTATACTTATGTAGGGCATGTCACCGCTAAATTTATCCGCGATCTGATCGCCAATGGGGAGATCGGAACAGTGAGAACGGTTATGGCGGAATATCCGCAGGGCTGGCTTTATAATGAACAGGACGATGGAGGAAAACAGGGAGCCTGGAGATGTGATCCCGCCCAGTCGGGAAAAGTGAATTGCCTTGGCGATCTGGGTACTCATGTGGAAAATGCGGTTGCCACAATGACCGGACTGAAAGTAAAGAGAGTGCTTGCCAAAATGGATGTCGTAGTTCCGGGAAGGCTCCTTGATGACAATGATCAGATTCTTGTGGAATATGAGAATGGAGCGACCGGAATCAACTGGACGTCGCAGTTTGCGATCGGCTGTGATAACAGCCTGCGGGTGAGAATCTATGGGTCCAAGGGAACAATACTCTGGTTCCAGGAAACATGCGAGGAAGTAACACTGATCCGTGAAGACGGAATCTCACAGATCATACGCAGAGGAAACGGGGCGGTTACTCCGGCGGCCGGAAAATATGGCAGACTGCCTGGCGGACATACCGAAGGCTGGCTGGAAGCGATGGGAAATCTGTATGACAGTTTTGCGGAATGCGTTAAGGCGAAAAAGGAAGGAATATTTGCTCCGGAGATGATCGATTATCCGACGATTGAGGAGGGGATTGCCGGGTTGAAATATGTGGAAGCATGTCTGGAGAGCAATGAAAAGGGTAACATTTGGGTAGAAGTATAG